The genomic window CTATATACAGTACGAGCTTTGATcattcctccctcctccatctTAGACCCCTCTCTGACTACACGAGTGCATGGCACAAATTCTATGGTGCTTGACAATATGAGATCTCTATCCAACCATACCTTCAAGCTGAAGTGTTAGAGCATGGATGCATCGTCCGCATAAAACCGCGTGCAATTAACTTCGTCACGTGTCTATGGATCAACTACCGATCGATCACATCCCCCGTACGCTTCACTGCACTATAAATACATGCGCGGCATGCTTTGCCTTCTCATCCTCAGCTACTTCACCACAGTGCTAACTACCTAGCGCTGCACCAACCAACCAGTAGTCAATTAAGCAGCACTTGACCATGGCGCCCAAGCAGCTCCCCGCCGTCCTCCTCGCCGCCTGCGCCACCCTCCTGGCCCTCGCCGCGCCATTGCTCGCCGGCGACCCCGACATGCTGCAGGACTTCTGCGTCGCCGATTACAAATCCCTCAACGGCCGTAAGTTGTGCCGTCTCTTCCATCCATTCTCTCGTTCGCACAAGTATAGATCATGCCAACAAAGAGGTAATGCATAAGTGTATGCATATGCTTGCAGCATTGCGGCTGAACGGGTTCCCGTGCAAGAGGCCGGAGAACGTGACGGCGGACGACTTCTTCTCCTCCGCGCTGGCACTCCCGGGCAACACCGGCAACCCGGTTGGGTCTGCCGTGACGGCGGCGAACGTGGAGAAGCTCCCGGGGCTCAACACGATGGGCGTCTCCATGTCCCGCGTGGATTACGCGGCGTGGGGCGTGAACCCGCCGCACACCCACCCGCGCGCCACCGAGATCATTTACGTGTTGGAGGGCTCCCTCGACGTCGGCTTCGTCACCACCGCCGGCAAGCTCTTCGCCCGCACCGTCTGCAAGGGCGAGCTTTTCGTTTTCCCCCGCGGCCTCGTCCACTACCAGAAGAACAACGGTGGCGCGCCGGCCGCCGCCATCTCGGCCTTCAACAGCCAGCTTCCGGGCACGCAGTCCCTCGCCCTAGCGTTGTTCGCAGCCTCACCACCGGTGCCCACCGACGTGCTGGCCAGGGCGCTCCAGATCGACGGCGGCCTGGTGGAGGCCATCAA from Triticum aestivum cultivar Chinese Spring chromosome 3B, IWGSC CS RefSeq v2.1, whole genome shotgun sequence includes these protein-coding regions:
- the LOC123066648 gene encoding germin-like protein 1-3 yields the protein MAPKQLPAVLLAACATLLALAAPLLAGDPDMLQDFCVADYKSLNGPLRLNGFPCKRPENVTADDFFSSALALPGNTGNPVGSAVTAANVEKLPGLNTMGVSMSRVDYAAWGVNPPHTHPRATEIIYVLEGSLDVGFVTTAGKLFARTVCKGELFVFPRGLVHYQKNNGGAPAAAISAFNSQLPGTQSLALALFAASPPVPTDVLARALQIDGGLVEAIKSKFPPK